In Nocardioides sp. JS614, the sequence CGACCTGATCGCGCTGGGCTGCTACGACGTGTTCGCCGAGCGCTCGATCGAGTGCCCGCGCGACGTCAGCGTGGTCGGCTTCAACGACATGCCGTTCCTGGACAAGCTGCGCCCGCCGCTGACGACGGTCGCCGTGCCCCACCAGCAGATCGGCGCCGAGGCCGCACGGATGCTGCTGGACGCGATCCGGGACCCGTCCCGCCCGGCCCGGTCGGTGCTGCTGCCGCTCTCGCTCGTGGTGCGCGGCTCGACCGCGCCGCCGTACTCCGGCTGATCGGGGCGGGCGCACGCCGGGGTTGGTTTCCCCGGTTCACCGGGGAAACCGGAACTGTTGGGCCGAAACTTCAGCCCAGAAGTTCCAACATCCCCGGTGAACCGGGGAAACCGCTCGGGCCTCAGCCGGCGGCCCCGGCCTTCCGGGCCTGCTGGGTGAGCCGGGCCTGGGCGGCGCGGCGGACCTTCGGGCCGCCGGTGGCCATCTTGTAGAGCAGCGCCAGCTGCTGCGGCGCGTTCTTGACGTTGGTCGTCGCCAGCCAGCCGTTGGGCAGCGAGAGCCGGACCACCTTGTGCCAGGCGGAGTACACCTGCTTGGGCAGCGGCGCCGCGTGGTAGTTGAGGTCGTACTTCTCGAACAGAGCCTGCACCCGCGGGGCGATCTCGGCGTACCGGTTCGAGGGCAGGTCCGGGAACAGGTGGTGCTCGATCTGGTGGGACAGGTTGCCGGACATGATGTGCACCGCCTTCGACCCCGAGATGTTCGCCGAGCCGAGCATCTGGCGCAGGTACCACTCGCCGCGGGTCTCGCCGTCGATCGAGCGCTTCTCGAAGGTCTCGACGCCCTCGGGGAAGTGGCCGCACATGATCACCGAGTGGCTCCACAGGTTGCGCACCACGTTGGCGGTGAAGTTCGCGGCCAGGGTCGCCAGGAACGAGCCGGTCGGGATCGAGAGCGCCGGGTGCACCAGGTAGTCCTTGGTGGCCTGGCGGCGAACCTTGGTGAGCACCGCCTTCAGGCGGCGCTGGAACCCCGGGTCCTTGGTCTGCTTCCTCTTCACCGTGGCCCCGAGCTCGAGGTCGTACGCGGCGATGCCGTACTCGAAGAAGCAGGCGTTGATGAAGTTCCACAACGGCTGGACCAGGAAGAACGGGTGCCAGGGCTGGTCCTCGTCGACGCGCATGATGCCGTAGCCGAGGTCGTTGTCCTTGCCGATCACGTTCGTGTAGGTGTGGTGCAGCTCGTTGTGGGAGTGCTGCCACTGCGCGGCCGGGGTGGCCATGTCCCACTCCCAGGTCGTGGAGTGGATCTTCGGGTCCCGCATCCAGTCCCACTGGCCGTGCAGGATGTTGTGGCCGATCTCCATGTTCTCGAGGATCTTGGCGACGCTGAGGCCCGCCGTACCGACGATCCAGGCCGGCGGGAAGGACGAGAACAGCAGGACGGCGCGGCTGCCCAGCTCGAGGCGGCGCTGCACGTCGATGACACGGTGGATGTAGCGGGCGTCGCGCTCGCCGCGGCTGTCGAGGACGTCTTGGCGGATGGCGTCGAGCTCGATGCCGATCTGCTCGACATCCTCGGGGGTCAGGTGGGCGACGGGGCTGACGGGCTTCTTCTGGATCGCGGTCACGTGGGTCTCCTCGGATCGTGGTCAGGCGTGGTCGAGGTGGCACTCGCCGGCGACGGCGTTGATGCAGGTCTGGATGATCACGCCGTCCCCGGGGGCGGCGGTGGTGAGCTGGCCGTTGCGCAGGTCGCGGACCGCGCCCTCGCGCAGCGGCAGGACGCAGCCGAAGCAGACGCCCATCCGGCAGCCGCTCGGCATCAGCACGCCGGCGGACTCGGCGGCGTCCAGGATCGGCGTCGCCCCGTCGGCCGCGACGGCGACGCCGGAGGTAAAGGTCAGGGTGCCGCCTTCTCCGGTGGCGACCATCGGCGCGCGGAACCGCTCGACGTTGAGCTCGAGGCCGCGCGCGTCGTAGTGCTCCTGCAGCGCGTCGAGCAGGCCCGCGGGCCCGCAGGCGTACGCCGTCCGCTCGGCCAGGTCGGGGACGATCCGGTCCAAGCCGGCTTCGGGGTCGCCGACCTGGAGCAGCCCGTGGGTGTCGGTGTGCAGCTCGACCAGGCGCAGCCAGCCGGCCGCGCCGTACCGGCGCAGCTCCTCGCCGAAGATCACCTCCGAGCGCGACAGCGCCGAGTGCAGCAGCACGATGTCGGTGGTGGGCCGCACCGCGCGGGAGAACAGGTTGCGCAGCATCCCGATCACCGGCGTGATGCCGGAGCCGGCGGTGACCAGCAGCAGCTTGTCGGGGATCGGTTGGGTCAGCACGAACTCGCCCTCGGCCTGGCCGATCTGGATCATCTGGCCGGGGCGGATCCGGTGCACCAGGTGGTTGGAGACGACGCCTCCGGGGATCGCCTTGACCGTGATGCTGATGCACCGGTCGGCCCGGGGCCCGTGGGTCAGCGAGTAGGTGCGCCACAGGCGCACGCCGTCGACGTCGACGCCCACGCGGAGGTACTGCCCCGGCACGTGTCCGGTCCAGTCGCGCCCCGGCTTGATCACCACCGTGGCGGAGGCCGCGGTCTCGGGCCGGACCTCGACGATCCGGCCGCGCAGGTCGGTGCCGCGCCGCAGCGGGTGGAAGTGGTCGAGGACGTCGTCGAGGTCGCGCGGGGTCACGGCCGCCTGGGCGACCTGGCGCAGCGTGCTGCGCAGGGACCATCCCGACCCGGACCGGGACGCAGCCGAGGGGATGGCGACGCTCATGCCTTCGAGTGTGCTGGCTCTCGGGCGTAAGATCATGACTCCGGGACGTGAAGATCTGCGTCCGATTTGTTATCTGTGCACAATTTCGTTCACCTTGGAGGCGCCATGGTCCGTCGCCCGGTTCGCCACACCGCCGACCACGGGCTGCGTCTCGACTCCGGTGCGGTCACCGAGATGCGCACCGAGCTCCCCCGGGTCGCCGAGCACGTGGTGGCCGCGATCATCGACGAGGTGCCCAGCTACACCGACGCATTCAGCGGGCCGATGGGCGAGACGATCCGCAACGCCGTCCAGCTCGCGCTCGGCGGCTTCCTCTCGCTGGCCAGCGGCAGCCGCGGCGCCGACCGGTCCACCCCGGCCGCACCCGCGGTCGAGGGTGCCTACCAGCTCGGCCGCGGCGAGGCGCGCAGCGGCCGGACGACCGACGCGCTGCTGGCGGCGTACCGGATCGGTGCGCGGGTCTCGTGGCGGGAGATGTCCACAGTGGCGGTGCGCAACGGCGTCGCGGGCGAGACGCTGGTGGCGTTCGCCGAGCTGGTCTTCGCCTACATCGACGAGCTGTCCGCTGCCAGCGTGGCCGGCCACACCGACGAGCTGGACACCAGCGGACGGGTGCGGCAGCGGCTGCTCGAGCGGGTGGCCCACCACCTGCTGACCGGGTCGCCGGTCGACCAGGTCGCCGCCGCGGCGGAGCGCGCCGGCTGGGACCCGCCGCGGACGCTGACCGCGGTGATCGTGCCGGAGGCGCAGGTGCGTCCGGTGCTGGCGGCGCTCTCCCCGGCGACGCTGCAGGTCACCGACCCGCCGGGGCTCGACGACGGTGCGCTGCTGCTGGTCCCCGACGCGCACGAGCACCGCCGCCGGGCGCTGCTCCGGGTGCTCGCCGACCGCGGCGCGCTCGCGGGTCCGGCACGGCCGTGGCTGGAAGCGCGCGCGTCGTACGACCGCGCGTTGCGCGCCCGCGCCGCCGGGGTGGAGCTCGACACCGAGGCACACCTGGTCGGGCTGGTGCTCGAGGCCGACGCGACGGCCCGCGCGGACCTGCGCGCGCAGGCGCTGGCGCCACTCGCCGGCCTGCGCCCGGCCACCGCCGAGAAGCTCACCGACACGCTGCGCTCGTGGCTGCTGCACCAGGGCCGGCGCGAGCAGGTGGCCGCCGAGCTGTTCGTGCACCCGCAGACCGTGCGCTACCGGATGGGCCAGCTGCGCGAGCTGTACGGCGAGCGCCTCGACGACCCGGACACGGTGCTCGCCCTGGTGGTGGCGCTGGGGTGACGGCTCCGGGTCGTGTGCCTGAGAACGCGCCATAGCGCGTCGTGGGACACACGACCCGTCAGCGGCGACTCACGGACGCTGCCAGTCCGGCTTGTCGTCGAAGACCTCGCGGTAGTACGCGGTACGGGTCAGCTGCGCCGCGGCGGCCTCGTCGAGCAGGACCGTGACGTGTGGGTGCAGCTGGAGCACGGACGCGGGGCAGGATGCGGAGACCGGGCCCTCGACGGCCGCGGCGATCGCGGCCGCCTTGCCGGCCCCGGTGGCGACCAGCAGCAGGCGGCCGGCCCGCAGGATCGTCCCGAGACCCTGGGTGAGCACGTGCCGGGGCACCTGGTCGACGGAGTCGAAGAACCGGGCGTTGTCGGCGCGGGTCTCCCCGGTGAGCGTCTTGAGCCGGGTCAGCGACCCGAGCGAGGAGCCGGGCTCGTTGAACGCGAGGTGGCCGTCGGCGCCGATGCCGAGCACCTGCAGGTCCACCCCGCCGGCCGCGCGGATCGCGTCCTCGTAGCGCTCGCCTGCCGTGGACAGCAGGTCCGGGGTCGGGTCCGGGCTCGCGACCCGGTCCCGGTCGATGTCGAGCGCGTCGGTGAGCTCGCGGAAGATCGTCTCCCGGTAGGACTGCGGATGGCCGGGCGGCAGCCCGACGTACTCGTCGAGCAGGAAGGCCCGGACGCCGGCGTATGACGGACCGCTGCCGGCGCGCCGCCGGCGGATCAGCTCCTGGTACGCCGGCAGCGGGCTCGAACCGGTGGCCAGACCGAGCACGGACTCGGGGTGCGCGCGGACCAGGGCCTCGATCGCGTCCGCGGCGAGCCCGGCGACCTCGGGCTCGGTGGCGAGCGGGACGATCTCCATCAGTGCACCTCCAGGCGCAGGTCGTCGGTGAGCCGGATCCGCTCCTCGCGGGGCGGCAGGCCGAGCAGCCGCAGCGGCGTCGAGGTGGCCGTGGCCACGGCCTCCTCGAGGGTGCAACCGGTCTGCGCGAGGAGGATACGCAAGCAGTCCAGGAGCGAGGCGGCGGAGCCGGCCAGGGTGCCGTCGGCCAGCCGCACGGTGCCGTCGGCGACGACGACGTCCTGGTCGCCCAGGCGCGCGGGGCCGTCCGGGAGGCCGAGGCCGGCGGTGGTGTCGGAGACCGACAGGAACCGGTCTGGCCCGAGGGCGCGCCAGGCGGCCCGCACGAACAGCGGGTCGAGGTGGTGGCCGTCCACGATCAGGCCGGCGACGGGTCCGGTGCCAGGATCGCTCCCGAACGCCGCGCCGACCGGCCCGGGCTCGCGGGCCTGCAGCGGCGGCATCGCGTTGCCGAGGTGGGTGAGGCAGCGGGCGCCGGCTTCCAGAGCGGCGGCGACCTCGGCGGCCGATGCGGCGGTGTGACCGACCGACACCACGACACCTCGAGCCGCGAGCCGCTCGATCACCTCGAGCGCGCCCGGGAGCTCCGGAGCGATCGTGGCGATCACGACACCGGACTCGCGCGACCAGCCGTCGACCAGGTCCAGCGAGGGCGGCCGCAGCCAGCGCTCCGGATGGGCGCCCTTGCGGGTCGGGGCGATCATCGGGCCCTCGAAGTGCAGCCCGAGCGGTTCGGCGCCCGACCACCCCGGGGGTGGCCCGGCGGCGAGGGTGGCGAGCGCCTGCCCGCGCGCGGCCGGGTCGGAGGTGATCACGGTCGGGACGAACGCGACGACGCCGTACGCCGGCAGGGCGGCCGCCACCTCCCACAGCCGGTGCGGCTCCGTGGTGAGGTCGATGCCGGCGGCGCCGTTGACCTGGGCGTCGACGAGGCCGGGGACGACGATGCTCATCACGACCGCCCGAGCAGGGCGGCCCCGACCGCGGCCACGGGGTAGTGCGCGGGCACGACCCGGAGCCGGCCGGCCAGGTCGAGGGAGGCCAGGAACGGCGAGGTCCGGGCCTGCTCGCGCAGGGCGTCGGCCACGGCCGCGCGCAGCGGCTCGCCGAGCTGGGCGACGCCGCCGCCGAGCACGACGGTGCGCGGGTCGACGGCCAGGCCGAGCACCCGGACGGCGCTGGCGACACCCGCGGCGAACCGGTCCCGCGCCGCGATGGCGTCGGGGTCACTGGCGTGCGCCGCGGCGAACAGCGCCTGGGCCGGGGGGACGTCCTCCGAGGGCCAGGCCGCGGCCAGCGCCGACCCCGAGGCGATGGTCTCCAGGCAGCCGCGCTGGCCGCACTGGCACAGCGCTCCGGCCGGATCCACGGGCACGTGCCCGATCTCGCCCGCCGCGCCGTGGTCGCCGCGCCGCAGCCGGCCCGCGAGCACGAGTCCGGCGGCCAGGCCGGTGCCGATGCTGAGGTAGACGAGGTCGTCCTCGCCGCTCATCGCGACCGCGCCGAGGCTGGCGACGTTGACGTCGTTCTCGACCACGACAGGTGTCCCGAGCCGGTCACCGAGCAGGTCGCCGAGTGGCAGCCAGTCCCCGTTCACGCCGAGGTTGACCGCGTGCTTGACCGCGCCGCGCTCGACGTCGACCAGGCCGGGCATGCCGACCCCGACGGTGCCCGCGAGCCGCTCGCCGGTCGCGGCGCGGAGCGCCTCAACCACCCGGGCGGCCGTCCGTACGACGCCCTCGGCACCCGGCTCGGTCGCCTCCCGCACGGTCGCGCGGATGCCGCCGTCCTCGTCGACGACCAGACCGAGGGTCTTGGTCGCGCCGATGTCCAGGCCCACGCTCAACCCGTTGCTCGGCCCGGTGCTCACCGGTCCCACCCCGCCTTCCTCAACAGCTCGGTGACCGCGACGGCTCCCGGACGGGAGTAGCCGCGCGTGCAGATCCGGGGCGTCCCCCCGGCGTACGGACCCGGCCAGCCCCACTCGACCACGACCGCGGCCCCCTCGACCAGCACCTCGGGCCGCCGGTGCGCGTCGCGCACCTGGAGCACGACCGGCCGGTCGCCGGTGACGGGCTCGCCCGGTTGGAGGAAGCGGTCCGGCGGCAGGCCCCACGGGACCTCACCGATCGCGATGTTCGCGGGGGTCGCGACGCTGACGACCTCGGCGCCGCGCAGGTCTGGCAGCTCGCCCTCGACCGTCACGGCACGGCGGGCGCCGGCGAGCTGGCGGGCGGCGTCGACGGGAGCGGCGCTGCCGGCCCCGCGCGGCAGCCGCGCGATCCGGTCCACCGCCTCGACCAGGCGCTCCTCGGCCAGTCGCCCGGAGCGGACCGCTGCGACGATCGCCGCCTGGACCTGCCGGACCAGCGCGATGTCCTTGTCGGCACCGAGGCACAGCAGGTCGGCGCCGGCGGCGAGCGACAGCACTGCGGCCTCGGGGATCCCGCGACCGGCCGAGGCGCCGGCCATGTCGAGGGCGTCGGTGACCAGGACGCCGCCGTACCCGAGGTGGTCGCGCAGCAGCCCGAGCACCGGACGGCTCAGCGTCGCGGGCAGGGCCGGGTCGACGGCGGGGACCAGGATGTGCGAGGTCATCACCGACGCGACGCCGGCCTCGACGGCCGCAGCGAACGGCGCCAGCTCGCGGCCGAGCAGCGTCGGCAGGTCGACGTCGACCATGGGCAGCGCGAGGTGGCTGTCCTGGGCGGTGTCGCCGTGGCCCGGGAAGTGCTTGGCGCAGGCCGCGACGCCCGCCCCCTGGAGCCCGGCCACCCACGCGGCGGTGTGCGCGGCGGCCGCCGCGGCGTCGGTGCCGAAGCTGCGGGTGCCGATCACCGGGTTGTCCGGGTCGGAGTTCACGTCGGCGACCGGCCCGAGGTCGAGGTCGATGCCGGCCGCGGCCAGCTCGGTGCCGATCGCCGCGCCGGTCTCCCGGGTCAGCGCGAGGTCGCCGGCCGCGCCGAGGGCGGCCGGCCCCAGCACGGGGCTCCTATCGAGCGCGTGCAGCCGGGTGACGTCGCCGCCCTCCTCGTCGACCGCGACGACGGCGTACGGCGCGGCCGCGTGGATCGCGCTGGTGAGCTCGGCGACCGCGGCGGGCCCGTCGGCGGTGTTGCTGCCGAACAGGCAGACCCCGCCGAGCCCCTCGGCGAACAGGCCGGCCACGTCCCGGGCCAGCGTCGTGCCGGGGAAGGCGGGCAGCAGCACCCGGAGCGCGAGCTGCTCGAGGCTCTGCCCGTTCTCGGGCCGGCTCCTGGTCAGGTCGCTCACCCCTTCACCGCCCCCGAGGTGAGGCCGGCGACCATCCGGCCCTGGACGACGAGGAAGAAGATCACGACCGGGATCGCGATCAGCGTGGAGCCGGCCATGATGCCGCCCCAGTCGGTGCCGCGGTTGAGGTCGGTGAAGATGCTCAGCCACAGCGGCAGCGTCTTCTTGTCGCCCTGCGACATCACGACCACGGCGAGGGTGAACTCGTCAGCGCGGTCAGGGCCAAGGTGGCCAAGGCTGCGCGGGCCAGTTTCTTCTTGATGCGCACCGCAGTGTTCCTCTCTTGCGATCTACCCGTTGTGGTGACTGGCCCAGGTGCGGCGCAGAGCCGGGTCCTGGATGTCGACGGGCCCCGGTGGCCCGCCGTACGAGATCGAGGACGTCTTCACGACACGCCCAGCTGTCCCGAGAGGACGAGGACCGCGGCGCCGATCAACACCACGTCCGCGCCGAGCGTGGAGGTGCGGACCGTCAGGCCCGCGGAGCTGACCGGCATGGTCCGCTCGCGCACGACCCGGTCGGCCGCCGCACGCAGCGGGCCGTCCAGCAGCTCGGTCGGGCCGCTCAGCACCAGCTCGTGGATGTTGAGGGTGCCGACGACCGGCGCCAGGGTGACGCCGAGCCGCTCA encodes:
- a CDS encoding fatty acid desaturase family protein — translated: MTAIQKKPVSPVAHLTPEDVEQIGIELDAIRQDVLDSRGERDARYIHRVIDVQRRLELGSRAVLLFSSFPPAWIVGTAGLSVAKILENMEIGHNILHGQWDWMRDPKIHSTTWEWDMATPAAQWQHSHNELHHTYTNVIGKDNDLGYGIMRVDEDQPWHPFFLVQPLWNFINACFFEYGIAAYDLELGATVKRKQTKDPGFQRRLKAVLTKVRRQATKDYLVHPALSIPTGSFLATLAANFTANVVRNLWSHSVIMCGHFPEGVETFEKRSIDGETRGEWYLRQMLGSANISGSKAVHIMSGNLSHQIEHHLFPDLPSNRYAEIAPRVQALFEKYDLNYHAAPLPKQVYSAWHKVVRLSLPNGWLATTNVKNAPQQLALLYKMATGGPKVRRAAQARLTQQARKAGAAG
- a CDS encoding ferredoxin reductase; this translates as MSVAIPSAASRSGSGWSLRSTLRQVAQAAVTPRDLDDVLDHFHPLRRGTDLRGRIVEVRPETAASATVVIKPGRDWTGHVPGQYLRVGVDVDGVRLWRTYSLTHGPRADRCISITVKAIPGGVVSNHLVHRIRPGQMIQIGQAEGEFVLTQPIPDKLLLVTAGSGITPVIGMLRNLFSRAVRPTTDIVLLHSALSRSEVIFGEELRRYGAAGWLRLVELHTDTHGLLQVGDPEAGLDRIVPDLAERTAYACGPAGLLDALQEHYDARGLELNVERFRAPMVATGEGGTLTFTSGVAVAADGATPILDAAESAGVLMPSGCRMGVCFGCVLPLREGAVRDLRNGQLTTAAPGDGVIIQTCINAVAGECHLDHA
- a CDS encoding PucR family transcriptional regulator, yielding MVRRPVRHTADHGLRLDSGAVTEMRTELPRVAEHVVAAIIDEVPSYTDAFSGPMGETIRNAVQLALGGFLSLASGSRGADRSTPAAPAVEGAYQLGRGEARSGRTTDALLAAYRIGARVSWREMSTVAVRNGVAGETLVAFAELVFAYIDELSAASVAGHTDELDTSGRVRQRLLERVAHHLLTGSPVDQVAAAAERAGWDPPRTLTAVIVPEAQVRPVLAALSPATLQVTDPPGLDDGALLLVPDAHEHRRRALLRVLADRGALAGPARPWLEARASYDRALRARAAGVELDTEAHLVGLVLEADATARADLRAQALAPLAGLRPATAEKLTDTLRSWLLHQGRREQVAAELFVHPQTVRYRMGQLRELYGERLDDPDTVLALVVALG
- a CDS encoding glucosamine-6-phosphate deaminase, giving the protein MEIVPLATEPEVAGLAADAIEALVRAHPESVLGLATGSSPLPAYQELIRRRRAGSGPSYAGVRAFLLDEYVGLPPGHPQSYRETIFRELTDALDIDRDRVASPDPTPDLLSTAGERYEDAIRAAGGVDLQVLGIGADGHLAFNEPGSSLGSLTRLKTLTGETRADNARFFDSVDQVPRHVLTQGLGTILRAGRLLLVATGAGKAAAIAAAVEGPVSASCPASVLQLHPHVTVLLDEAAAAQLTRTAYYREVFDDKPDWQRP
- a CDS encoding N-acetylglucosamine-6-phosphate deacetylase, translated to MSIVVPGLVDAQVNGAAGIDLTTEPHRLWEVAAALPAYGVVAFVPTVITSDPAARGQALATLAAGPPPGWSGAEPLGLHFEGPMIAPTRKGAHPERWLRPPSLDLVDGWSRESGVVIATIAPELPGALEVIERLAARGVVVSVGHTAASAAEVAAALEAGARCLTHLGNAMPPLQAREPGPVGAAFGSDPGTGPVAGLIVDGHHLDPLFVRAAWRALGPDRFLSVSDTTAGLGLPDGPARLGDQDVVVADGTVRLADGTLAGSAASLLDCLRILLAQTGCTLEEAVATATSTPLRLLGLPPREERIRLTDDLRLEVH
- a CDS encoding ROK family protein, giving the protein MSTGPSNGLSVGLDIGATKTLGLVVDEDGGIRATVREATEPGAEGVVRTAARVVEALRAATGERLAGTVGVGMPGLVDVERGAVKHAVNLGVNGDWLPLGDLLGDRLGTPVVVENDVNVASLGAVAMSGEDDLVYLSIGTGLAAGLVLAGRLRRGDHGAAGEIGHVPVDPAGALCQCGQRGCLETIASGSALAAAWPSEDVPPAQALFAAAHASDPDAIAARDRFAAGVASAVRVLGLAVDPRTVVLGGGVAQLGEPLRAAVADALREQARTSPFLASLDLAGRLRVVPAHYPVAAVGAALLGRS
- a CDS encoding glycoside hydrolase family 3 N-terminal domain-containing protein, producing the protein MSDLTRSRPENGQSLEQLALRVLLPAFPGTTLARDVAGLFAEGLGGVCLFGSNTADGPAAVAELTSAIHAAAPYAVVAVDEEGGDVTRLHALDRSPVLGPAALGAAGDLALTRETGAAIGTELAAAGIDLDLGPVADVNSDPDNPVIGTRSFGTDAAAAAAHTAAWVAGLQGAGVAACAKHFPGHGDTAQDSHLALPMVDVDLPTLLGRELAPFAAAVEAGVASVMTSHILVPAVDPALPATLSRPVLGLLRDHLGYGGVLVTDALDMAGASAGRGIPEAAVLSLAAGADLLCLGADKDIALVRQVQAAIVAAVRSGRLAEERLVEAVDRIARLPRGAGSAAPVDAARQLAGARRAVTVEGELPDLRGAEVVSVATPANIAIGEVPWGLPPDRFLQPGEPVTGDRPVVLQVRDAHRRPEVLVEGAAVVVEWGWPGPYAGGTPRICTRGYSRPGAVAVTELLRKAGWDR